From Heteronotia binoei isolate CCM8104 ecotype False Entrance Well chromosome 3, APGP_CSIRO_Hbin_v1, whole genome shotgun sequence, a single genomic window includes:
- the TBC1D23 gene encoding TBC1 domain family member 23 isoform X3, giving the protein MAEGEEAPPLSSWEIDLARALEEGGCDLETVRNIIQGRPLPDSLRAKVWKIALNVIGKGDSLASWDGCLDLPEQTLIHKDCQELVDQLAMPEEEKSALLLDIESVVTFYCKSRSVKYSSSLSWTYLLKPLVHLQLPRSDLYNCFYAIMNKYIPRDCFLKGRPFHLFRLLLQYHEPELCSFLDTKKITPDSYTLNWLGSLFSCYCSYEVTQAIWDGYLQLADPFFIYFLMLIILVNAKEMILGQESNSKEEVIQFLERSPASLELEDIEDLFSLAQYYCSKTPASFRKDNHSIFGSSLLGLKDDDSDLSQALCLAVSVSEILQANQQQGDGVRFFVVDCRPAEQYNAGHLSTAFHLDSDLMLQNPSEFAQSVKSLLEAQKQSIESGSIAGGEHLCFMGSGREEEDMYMNMVLAHFLQKNKEYVSIAKGGFMALQQHLADINVEGPENGYGHWIASTSGSKSSINSLTEVDSSNGSSEGKSVKSLVNKMTVALKTKSVNVKEKVISFIENTSTPVDRHVSSSDRLGKPYRGVKPVFSIGDEEEYDTDEIDSSSISDDDRKEIVNIQTWINKPDIKHHFSCNEVKENGYMFPSHLLVTATHMYCLREIPSRKGLAYIQSRQALNSVIKITSKKKHPELITFKYGNSTTTGVEILAVERYLIPNAGDATKAIKQQIMKVLDALESS; this is encoded by the exons GGAAATAGACCTTGCAAGAGCACTTGAAGAAGGTGGCTGTGATCTTGAAACAGTCCGAAATATAATTCAAGGGAGACCTCTACCTGATTCTCTAAGAGCCAAGGTCTGGAAG aTTGCTTTGAATGTCATAGGCAAAGGAGATAGTTTGGCATCCTGGGATGGTTGTTTAGATCTGCCAGAACAGACGTTGATTCATAAAGACTGTCAAGAACTGGTTG ATCAGTTGGCAATGCCAGAGGAGGAGAAATCAGCATTACTTCTGGATATAGAATCTGTGGTTACCTTTTACTGTAAATCTCGTAGTGTTAAATACAGTTCTAGCCTTAGTTGGACATATCTGCTTAAACCACTGGTGCATCTTCAGCTTCCACGAAGTGACTTGTACAACTGTTTCTATGCTATCATGAATAAGTACATCCCCAG GGACTGTTTTCTGAAAGGGAGACCGTTTCATCTCTTTAGGCTGCTCCTCCAGTATCATGAACCTGAACTCTGCTCCTTTCTTGACACCAAAAAGATAACACCTGACTCGTACACACTCAACTGG CTTGGCAGCTTGTTTTCCTGCTACTGTTCATATGAAGTCACTCAGGCAATATGGGATGGCTACCTCCAACTAGCTGATCCATTCTTCATTTATTTCCTAATGCTAATCATTCTTGTTAATGCAAA AGAAATGATCTTAGGACAAGAGTCAAATAGCAAAGAGGAAGTCATAC AATTTCTAGAAAgatcccctgccagtttggaatTAGAAGATATAGAAGACCTTTTCTCTTTGGCACAATATTACTGTAGCAAAACTCCAGCTTCCTTCCGAAAG GACAACCACAGTATTTTTGGCAGCAGCTTGTTGGGTCTCAAAGACGATGATTCAGACTTGAGTCAAGCTCTGTGTCTAGCAGTTTCTGTATCAGAGATCCTTCAAGCAAATCAGCAGCAAGGG GATGGAGTAAGGTTCTTTGTGGTGGACTGTCGCCCTGCAGAACAGTATAATGCTGGACATTTATCAACTGCCTTTCATTTAGACTCGGACTTG ATGCTCCAGAACCCATCAGAATTTGCCCAGTCTGTGAAATCTCTCCTAGAAGCACAAAAACAGTCTATTGAATCAGGCTCCATAGCTGGAGGAGAACATCTTTGTTTTATGGGAAGTGGCCGGGAAGAAGAGGATATGTATATGAACATGGTGCTAGCACACTTCTTGCAG AAAAATAAAGAATATGTAAGCATTGCTAAAGGAGGATTTATGG CATTGCAACAGCACTTAGCTGACATTAATGTGGAAGGACCTGAAAATGGATATGGCCACTGGATCGCTAGCACTTCTGGCTCAAAAAGTAGTATTAACTCCTTAACTGAG gttgaTTCTTCTAATGGTTCAAGTGAGGGAAAGAGTGTCAAGTCCTTGGTAAACAAGATGACAGTAGCTTTGAAGACTAAATCTGTGAACGTGAAAGAAAAAGTTATTAGTTTTATTGAAAACACATCAACTCCTGTAGATAG GCATGTCAGCAGCAGTGACAGACTGGGAAAACCTTACCGAGGTGTGAAACCTGTTTTCAGCATtggtgatgaagaagaatatgatACTG ATGAAATTGATAGCTCCTCGATATCAGATGACGATCGAAAAGAGATTGTCAACATTCAGACTTGGATAAATAAACCAGATATAAAGCATCATTTCTCTTGCAACGAGGTGAAAGAAAATGGGTACATGTTTCCTAG TCATCTTCTAGTAACTGCGACACACATGTACTGTTTGCGGGAGATTCCATCTCGAAAGGGATTGGCTTACATACAGTCTCGACAGGCATTAAACTCTGTCATTAAGATCACGTCGAAGAAGAAACATCCAGAATTGATTACTTTTAAATATGGAAATAGCACCACTACAGGCGTAGAGATCTTAGCAGTTGAGAG GTACCTGATTCCAAATGCTGGTGATGCTACCaaagcaataaaacaacagaTTATGAAAGTTCTGGATGCACTGGAAAGCTCATAA
- the TBC1D23 gene encoding TBC1 domain family member 23 isoform X2, with translation MEIDLARALEEGGCDLETVRNIIQGRPLPDSLRAKVWKIALNVIGKGDSLASWDGCLDLPEQTLIHKDCQELVDQLAMPEEEKSALLLDIESVVTFYCKSRSVKYSSSLSWTYLLKPLVHLQLPRSDLYNCFYAIMNKYIPRDCFLKGRPFHLFRLLLQYHEPELCSFLDTKKITPDSYTLNWLGSLFSCYCSYEVTQAIWDGYLQLADPFFIYFLMLIILVNAKEMILGQESNSKEEVIQFLERSPASLELEDIEDLFSLAQYYCSKTPASFRKDNHSIFGSSLLGLKDDDSDLSQALCLAVSVSEILQANQQQGDGVRFFVVDCRPAEQYNAGHLSTAFHLDSDLMLQNPSEFAQSVKSLLEAQKQSIESGSIAGGEHLCFMGSGREEEDMYMNMVLAHFLQKNKEYVSIAKGGFMALQQHLADINVEGPENGYGHWIASTSGSKSSINSLTEVDSSNGSSEGKSVKSLVNKMTVALKTKSVNVKEKVISFIENTSTPVDRISFNLSWPERASMLRHVSSSDRLGKPYRGVKPVFSIGDEEEYDTDEIDSSSISDDDRKEIVNIQTWINKPDIKHHFSCNEVKENGYMFPSHLLVTATHMYCLREIPSRKGLAYIQSRQALNSVIKITSKKKHPELITFKYGNSTTTGVEILAVERYLIPNAGDATKAIKQQIMKVLDALESS, from the exons AT GGAAATAGACCTTGCAAGAGCACTTGAAGAAGGTGGCTGTGATCTTGAAACAGTCCGAAATATAATTCAAGGGAGACCTCTACCTGATTCTCTAAGAGCCAAGGTCTGGAAG aTTGCTTTGAATGTCATAGGCAAAGGAGATAGTTTGGCATCCTGGGATGGTTGTTTAGATCTGCCAGAACAGACGTTGATTCATAAAGACTGTCAAGAACTGGTTG ATCAGTTGGCAATGCCAGAGGAGGAGAAATCAGCATTACTTCTGGATATAGAATCTGTGGTTACCTTTTACTGTAAATCTCGTAGTGTTAAATACAGTTCTAGCCTTAGTTGGACATATCTGCTTAAACCACTGGTGCATCTTCAGCTTCCACGAAGTGACTTGTACAACTGTTTCTATGCTATCATGAATAAGTACATCCCCAG GGACTGTTTTCTGAAAGGGAGACCGTTTCATCTCTTTAGGCTGCTCCTCCAGTATCATGAACCTGAACTCTGCTCCTTTCTTGACACCAAAAAGATAACACCTGACTCGTACACACTCAACTGG CTTGGCAGCTTGTTTTCCTGCTACTGTTCATATGAAGTCACTCAGGCAATATGGGATGGCTACCTCCAACTAGCTGATCCATTCTTCATTTATTTCCTAATGCTAATCATTCTTGTTAATGCAAA AGAAATGATCTTAGGACAAGAGTCAAATAGCAAAGAGGAAGTCATAC AATTTCTAGAAAgatcccctgccagtttggaatTAGAAGATATAGAAGACCTTTTCTCTTTGGCACAATATTACTGTAGCAAAACTCCAGCTTCCTTCCGAAAG GACAACCACAGTATTTTTGGCAGCAGCTTGTTGGGTCTCAAAGACGATGATTCAGACTTGAGTCAAGCTCTGTGTCTAGCAGTTTCTGTATCAGAGATCCTTCAAGCAAATCAGCAGCAAGGG GATGGAGTAAGGTTCTTTGTGGTGGACTGTCGCCCTGCAGAACAGTATAATGCTGGACATTTATCAACTGCCTTTCATTTAGACTCGGACTTG ATGCTCCAGAACCCATCAGAATTTGCCCAGTCTGTGAAATCTCTCCTAGAAGCACAAAAACAGTCTATTGAATCAGGCTCCATAGCTGGAGGAGAACATCTTTGTTTTATGGGAAGTGGCCGGGAAGAAGAGGATATGTATATGAACATGGTGCTAGCACACTTCTTGCAG AAAAATAAAGAATATGTAAGCATTGCTAAAGGAGGATTTATGG CATTGCAACAGCACTTAGCTGACATTAATGTGGAAGGACCTGAAAATGGATATGGCCACTGGATCGCTAGCACTTCTGGCTCAAAAAGTAGTATTAACTCCTTAACTGAG gttgaTTCTTCTAATGGTTCAAGTGAGGGAAAGAGTGTCAAGTCCTTGGTAAACAAGATGACAGTAGCTTTGAAGACTAAATCTGTGAACGTGAAAGAAAAAGTTATTAGTTTTATTGAAAACACATCAACTCCTGTAGATAG AATTTCTTTCAATCTATCCTGGCCCGAGAGAGCAAGTATGCTGCG GCATGTCAGCAGCAGTGACAGACTGGGAAAACCTTACCGAGGTGTGAAACCTGTTTTCAGCATtggtgatgaagaagaatatgatACTG ATGAAATTGATAGCTCCTCGATATCAGATGACGATCGAAAAGAGATTGTCAACATTCAGACTTGGATAAATAAACCAGATATAAAGCATCATTTCTCTTGCAACGAGGTGAAAGAAAATGGGTACATGTTTCCTAG TCATCTTCTAGTAACTGCGACACACATGTACTGTTTGCGGGAGATTCCATCTCGAAAGGGATTGGCTTACATACAGTCTCGACAGGCATTAAACTCTGTCATTAAGATCACGTCGAAGAAGAAACATCCAGAATTGATTACTTTTAAATATGGAAATAGCACCACTACAGGCGTAGAGATCTTAGCAGTTGAGAG GTACCTGATTCCAAATGCTGGTGATGCTACCaaagcaataaaacaacagaTTATGAAAGTTCTGGATGCACTGGAAAGCTCATAA
- the TBC1D23 gene encoding TBC1 domain family member 23 isoform X1 has product MAEGEEAPPLSSWEIDLARALEEGGCDLETVRNIIQGRPLPDSLRAKVWKIALNVIGKGDSLASWDGCLDLPEQTLIHKDCQELVDQLAMPEEEKSALLLDIESVVTFYCKSRSVKYSSSLSWTYLLKPLVHLQLPRSDLYNCFYAIMNKYIPRDCFLKGRPFHLFRLLLQYHEPELCSFLDTKKITPDSYTLNWLGSLFSCYCSYEVTQAIWDGYLQLADPFFIYFLMLIILVNAKEMILGQESNSKEEVIQFLERSPASLELEDIEDLFSLAQYYCSKTPASFRKDNHSIFGSSLLGLKDDDSDLSQALCLAVSVSEILQANQQQGDGVRFFVVDCRPAEQYNAGHLSTAFHLDSDLMLQNPSEFAQSVKSLLEAQKQSIESGSIAGGEHLCFMGSGREEEDMYMNMVLAHFLQKNKEYVSIAKGGFMALQQHLADINVEGPENGYGHWIASTSGSKSSINSLTEVDSSNGSSEGKSVKSLVNKMTVALKTKSVNVKEKVISFIENTSTPVDRISFNLSWPERASMLRHVSSSDRLGKPYRGVKPVFSIGDEEEYDTDEIDSSSISDDDRKEIVNIQTWINKPDIKHHFSCNEVKENGYMFPSHLLVTATHMYCLREIPSRKGLAYIQSRQALNSVIKITSKKKHPELITFKYGNSTTTGVEILAVERYLIPNAGDATKAIKQQIMKVLDALESS; this is encoded by the exons GGAAATAGACCTTGCAAGAGCACTTGAAGAAGGTGGCTGTGATCTTGAAACAGTCCGAAATATAATTCAAGGGAGACCTCTACCTGATTCTCTAAGAGCCAAGGTCTGGAAG aTTGCTTTGAATGTCATAGGCAAAGGAGATAGTTTGGCATCCTGGGATGGTTGTTTAGATCTGCCAGAACAGACGTTGATTCATAAAGACTGTCAAGAACTGGTTG ATCAGTTGGCAATGCCAGAGGAGGAGAAATCAGCATTACTTCTGGATATAGAATCTGTGGTTACCTTTTACTGTAAATCTCGTAGTGTTAAATACAGTTCTAGCCTTAGTTGGACATATCTGCTTAAACCACTGGTGCATCTTCAGCTTCCACGAAGTGACTTGTACAACTGTTTCTATGCTATCATGAATAAGTACATCCCCAG GGACTGTTTTCTGAAAGGGAGACCGTTTCATCTCTTTAGGCTGCTCCTCCAGTATCATGAACCTGAACTCTGCTCCTTTCTTGACACCAAAAAGATAACACCTGACTCGTACACACTCAACTGG CTTGGCAGCTTGTTTTCCTGCTACTGTTCATATGAAGTCACTCAGGCAATATGGGATGGCTACCTCCAACTAGCTGATCCATTCTTCATTTATTTCCTAATGCTAATCATTCTTGTTAATGCAAA AGAAATGATCTTAGGACAAGAGTCAAATAGCAAAGAGGAAGTCATAC AATTTCTAGAAAgatcccctgccagtttggaatTAGAAGATATAGAAGACCTTTTCTCTTTGGCACAATATTACTGTAGCAAAACTCCAGCTTCCTTCCGAAAG GACAACCACAGTATTTTTGGCAGCAGCTTGTTGGGTCTCAAAGACGATGATTCAGACTTGAGTCAAGCTCTGTGTCTAGCAGTTTCTGTATCAGAGATCCTTCAAGCAAATCAGCAGCAAGGG GATGGAGTAAGGTTCTTTGTGGTGGACTGTCGCCCTGCAGAACAGTATAATGCTGGACATTTATCAACTGCCTTTCATTTAGACTCGGACTTG ATGCTCCAGAACCCATCAGAATTTGCCCAGTCTGTGAAATCTCTCCTAGAAGCACAAAAACAGTCTATTGAATCAGGCTCCATAGCTGGAGGAGAACATCTTTGTTTTATGGGAAGTGGCCGGGAAGAAGAGGATATGTATATGAACATGGTGCTAGCACACTTCTTGCAG AAAAATAAAGAATATGTAAGCATTGCTAAAGGAGGATTTATGG CATTGCAACAGCACTTAGCTGACATTAATGTGGAAGGACCTGAAAATGGATATGGCCACTGGATCGCTAGCACTTCTGGCTCAAAAAGTAGTATTAACTCCTTAACTGAG gttgaTTCTTCTAATGGTTCAAGTGAGGGAAAGAGTGTCAAGTCCTTGGTAAACAAGATGACAGTAGCTTTGAAGACTAAATCTGTGAACGTGAAAGAAAAAGTTATTAGTTTTATTGAAAACACATCAACTCCTGTAGATAG AATTTCTTTCAATCTATCCTGGCCCGAGAGAGCAAGTATGCTGCG GCATGTCAGCAGCAGTGACAGACTGGGAAAACCTTACCGAGGTGTGAAACCTGTTTTCAGCATtggtgatgaagaagaatatgatACTG ATGAAATTGATAGCTCCTCGATATCAGATGACGATCGAAAAGAGATTGTCAACATTCAGACTTGGATAAATAAACCAGATATAAAGCATCATTTCTCTTGCAACGAGGTGAAAGAAAATGGGTACATGTTTCCTAG TCATCTTCTAGTAACTGCGACACACATGTACTGTTTGCGGGAGATTCCATCTCGAAAGGGATTGGCTTACATACAGTCTCGACAGGCATTAAACTCTGTCATTAAGATCACGTCGAAGAAGAAACATCCAGAATTGATTACTTTTAAATATGGAAATAGCACCACTACAGGCGTAGAGATCTTAGCAGTTGAGAG GTACCTGATTCCAAATGCTGGTGATGCTACCaaagcaataaaacaacagaTTATGAAAGTTCTGGATGCACTGGAAAGCTCATAA